From Fundidesulfovibrio terrae, a single genomic window includes:
- the priA gene encoding replication restart helicase PriA has protein sequence MTLPSPPLLRIALLSPPFAALTYSLPAHFRGWDFPPGMRVAVPMGRSVRAGVVLGPAESMPEGIEAKDVIWPLELAPLLTPAYVRLAENLASRQMAHAGQVLATLLPAGLKLARATLSFLHGGKKLKYPLSKLDEAPVPVADLAVAWRGGEALLAVTSAEPEPAYRLLVDPPWPVRPAASAQLAVLEMLFARGQATAAQLREALGPGISQALKALEGKGRIILGPPPEEPEEESVIGEPEDRPPLTQAQQAALDEMLPLLASGGGGGERLVHGVTGSGKTRLYFELAGEVLRQGRSVMLLAPEVALAAALRDRARSWFGFDPVYSHGYQTPVRRERTFREVAVSRSPRLVVGTRSALFLPVPDVGLIILDEEHDSSFKQDERLPYQAKEVAYFRARQDGALLLLGSATPDVKTYQAALDGAAPMVVMPSRAGAGRLPDVELIDLAPRDRAVQLKQRLDKDGAGLLAEPSIRALNETLTRGEQAMILLNRRGYSPLIFCLDCEQVVRCPSCEVSLTYHKGRERLVCHYCGQSFGFPRPCGSCGGCNFLPMGEGTELLEEQLSAVLPAEVGVARLDRDAARRAGRAEEILADFARGRTQVLVGTQMLTKGHDFPDVTLVLVADGDMGLNLPDYRAMERSFQMLVQVAGRAGRGEKAGRVLIQTRSPNDPFWELVKNADYTGFFAQEIEKRRKYGYPPFVKLGLVRASYARDYEMGQEALTELGRALRGVPGVRVLGPAPAPIAVMRDRRRFNCLLKAADWPSIRQSFAKALRALGSSSKLRLQLDLDPVDMM, from the coding sequence ATGACGTTGCCATCGCCCCCGCTTCTGCGCATCGCGCTCCTCTCGCCGCCCTTCGCGGCCCTGACCTATTCTCTTCCCGCGCATTTTCGCGGCTGGGATTTCCCGCCGGGCATGCGCGTGGCCGTGCCCATGGGCCGGTCCGTGCGCGCGGGCGTGGTGCTTGGCCCGGCCGAATCCATGCCCGAGGGCATTGAGGCCAAGGACGTCATCTGGCCCCTTGAACTTGCGCCTCTCCTGACACCCGCCTACGTCCGGCTGGCCGAGAACTTGGCGTCGCGGCAGATGGCCCATGCGGGGCAGGTGCTGGCCACGCTTCTGCCCGCCGGGCTCAAGCTGGCCCGGGCCACGCTGTCGTTTCTCCATGGCGGCAAAAAGCTAAAGTATCCGTTGAGCAAATTGGACGAAGCCCCGGTCCCGGTGGCCGATCTGGCCGTGGCCTGGAGAGGGGGCGAGGCGTTGCTCGCGGTGACCTCCGCCGAGCCGGAACCGGCCTACCGCCTGCTGGTGGACCCGCCCTGGCCGGTGCGTCCGGCCGCCTCGGCGCAACTGGCGGTGCTGGAGATGCTTTTCGCCCGGGGACAAGCCACGGCGGCGCAGCTGCGCGAGGCTTTGGGGCCGGGCATCTCGCAGGCGCTCAAGGCGCTGGAGGGCAAGGGGCGCATCATATTGGGGCCGCCGCCCGAAGAGCCCGAGGAAGAGTCCGTCATCGGCGAGCCGGAGGACAGGCCGCCTCTCACGCAGGCGCAACAGGCTGCCCTGGACGAGATGCTGCCGTTGCTGGCGAGTGGCGGAGGAGGAGGCGAGCGCCTGGTGCACGGCGTCACCGGAAGCGGCAAGACCCGCCTCTATTTCGAGCTGGCCGGCGAGGTGCTGCGCCAGGGCCGGTCGGTGATGCTCCTGGCCCCTGAGGTGGCCCTGGCTGCCGCCCTGCGCGACCGTGCGCGCAGCTGGTTCGGTTTCGACCCCGTGTATTCCCACGGCTACCAGACACCTGTCAGGCGCGAGCGCACCTTCCGAGAAGTGGCCGTGTCACGCTCGCCGCGATTGGTGGTGGGCACGCGTTCGGCGCTTTTCCTGCCCGTGCCGGACGTGGGGCTGATCATCCTGGACGAGGAGCACGACTCATCCTTCAAGCAGGACGAGCGCCTGCCCTACCAGGCCAAGGAAGTGGCCTATTTCCGCGCCCGGCAGGACGGGGCGCTCTTGCTGCTCGGATCGGCCACGCCGGACGTCAAGACTTACCAGGCGGCCCTGGACGGGGCCGCGCCCATGGTGGTCATGCCCAGCCGGGCCGGGGCGGGAAGGCTGCCCGATGTGGAGCTGATCGACCTGGCCCCGCGCGACCGTGCGGTGCAACTGAAGCAGCGCCTGGACAAGGATGGAGCGGGGCTACTGGCCGAGCCCAGCATCCGGGCGCTGAACGAGACGCTTACGCGTGGCGAGCAGGCCATGATCCTGCTCAACCGCCGGGGCTACTCCCCGCTCATCTTCTGTCTGGACTGCGAGCAGGTGGTGCGCTGCCCCAGCTGCGAGGTGTCGCTCACCTACCACAAGGGGCGCGAACGCCTGGTTTGCCACTACTGCGGCCAGAGCTTCGGGTTTCCGCGTCCCTGCGGCTCCTGCGGTGGATGCAACTTCCTGCCCATGGGCGAAGGCACCGAACTCCTGGAGGAGCAGCTGTCCGCTGTGCTGCCCGCCGAGGTGGGCGTGGCCCGGCTGGACCGCGACGCCGCGCGCCGGGCGGGGCGGGCCGAGGAGATCCTGGCCGATTTCGCGCGCGGGCGCACCCAGGTGCTGGTGGGCACGCAGATGCTCACCAAAGGCCACGACTTCCCGGACGTGACCCTGGTGCTGGTGGCCGACGGCGACATGGGGCTCAACCTGCCGGACTACCGGGCCATGGAGCGCAGCTTCCAGATGCTGGTGCAGGTGGCCGGGCGGGCAGGGCGCGGCGAGAAGGCGGGCAGGGTGCTCATCCAGACCAGGAGCCCGAACGATCCGTTCTGGGAGCTGGTGAAAAACGCCGATTATACCGGATTCTTCGCCCAGGAGATCGAGAAGCGCCGCAAGTACGGCTATCCGCCCTTCGTGAAGCTCGGGCTGGTGCGGGCCAGTTACGCCAGGGACTACGAGATGGGGCAGGAGGCGTTGACCGAACTGGGCCGCGCCCTGCGGGGCGTGCCCGGCGTGCGTGTGCTCGGCCCGGCTCCGGCTCCCATTGCCGTGATGCGCGACCGCAGGCGCTTCAACTGCCTGCTCAAGGCGGCGGACTGGCCGTCCATCCGGCAGAGCTTCGCCAAGGCCCTGCGGGCGCTTGGGAGTTCGAGCAAGCTTAGGCTGCAGCTGGACCTGGACCCGGTGGACATGATGTAG
- a CDS encoding outer membrane homotrimeric porin, whose amino-acid sequence MKRFASLALIAAMVFGCVAFASAATEVKMTGDARIHANFWNNINYTGWNAKGTNTGDSLTIWERFRLRSDFIANEGLKFRFGIRVNNKAWGNDTFTVDNPATSIDVYQAFLQFKWPSTDVEFTVGLQDMDLPISAPGILNSSPVFGGTRAAAAVVSIPVIDQLKIVGGFTRLLDSNKDFDTTTKQVADELDGYFLVMPITLDGFSATPWGMLAVAGKDATYTTPVGSSPRYTDQSLATNLASAGYMTGANTGFTQSQTVYWWVGSSFAVTALDPFKFYADVIYGEGASDQGSRRRAGLFFDVAAEYTGFDMLTPQATFWYSTGEDKSTGNGSERMPTVVGSWGPSTSFLFDSSQAFAAGHMGLNPIGTWGFAVSLNKISFMQDLTHRLTFTYAQGTNNARALRNANTIWGTGNYVQMGRDLTTNEYVMGVNFDNQYNIYENLAAIVETGWAHGSFQSSVWGHRLVNQAQNGDAWKVAFGLQYKF is encoded by the coding sequence ATGAAGCGTTTTGCTAGCCTGGCCCTGATTGCCGCAATGGTGTTCGGCTGCGTGGCTTTCGCCTCCGCCGCCACCGAGGTCAAGATGACCGGCGACGCCCGTATCCACGCCAACTTCTGGAACAACATCAACTACACCGGCTGGAACGCCAAGGGCACCAACACCGGCGACTCCCTAACCATCTGGGAGCGCTTCCGCCTGCGGTCCGACTTCATCGCCAACGAGGGCCTGAAATTCCGCTTCGGCATCCGCGTGAACAACAAGGCCTGGGGCAACGACACCTTCACCGTGGACAACCCGGCCACCTCCATCGACGTGTACCAGGCCTTCCTGCAGTTCAAGTGGCCCAGCACCGATGTGGAGTTCACCGTGGGCCTCCAGGACATGGACCTGCCCATCTCCGCCCCCGGCATCCTGAACTCCAGCCCGGTGTTCGGCGGCACCCGCGCCGCCGCCGCCGTGGTGTCCATCCCCGTGATCGACCAGTTGAAGATCGTGGGCGGCTTCACCCGCCTGCTCGACTCCAACAAGGACTTCGACACCACCACCAAGCAGGTCGCCGACGAACTTGACGGCTACTTCCTGGTGATGCCCATCACCCTGGACGGCTTCTCGGCCACTCCCTGGGGCATGCTGGCCGTCGCCGGCAAGGATGCCACCTACACCACTCCGGTGGGATCTTCCCCCCGTTACACCGACCAGTCCCTGGCCACCAACCTGGCTTCCGCCGGCTACATGACCGGCGCCAACACCGGGTTCACGCAGAGCCAGACCGTGTACTGGTGGGTAGGCTCCTCGTTCGCCGTCACCGCGCTTGATCCCTTCAAGTTCTATGCTGACGTGATCTACGGCGAAGGCGCCTCCGACCAGGGCAGCAGGCGTCGCGCCGGCCTGTTCTTCGATGTGGCCGCCGAATACACCGGCTTCGACATGCTCACCCCCCAGGCGACCTTCTGGTATTCCACCGGCGAGGACAAATCCACCGGCAACGGCTCGGAGCGCATGCCCACCGTGGTCGGCTCATGGGGACCCTCGACCTCGTTCCTGTTCGACTCCAGCCAGGCGTTCGCCGCCGGCCACATGGGCCTGAACCCCATCGGCACCTGGGGCTTCGCGGTCTCGCTGAACAAGATCTCGTTCATGCAGGACCTGACCCATCGCCTGACCTTCACCTACGCCCAGGGCACCAACAACGCCCGCGCCCTGCGTAACGCCAACACCATCTGGGGCACCGGCAACTATGTGCAGATGGGACGCGACCTGACCACCAACGAGTACGTGATGGGCGTCAACTTCGACAACCAGTACAACATCTACGAGAACTTGGCCGCCATCGTGGAAACCGGCTGGGCGCACGGCTCCTTCCAGTCGAGCGTCTGGGGCCACCGCCTGGTGAACCAAGCCCAGAACGGCGACGCCTGGAAGGTCGCCTTCGGCCTGCAGTACAAGTTCTAA
- a CDS encoding glycoside hydrolase family 3 protein, with protein MRALILSLMLLMLSPALPAKAADPTVDKLLASMTLEEKIGQMMLVAFKGPAMSPELGDMIAKRRIGGVILYSSWGNVENLRQVAALNASIQAEAARLQRGVGLFVGVDQEGGPVNRLRQGVTVFPSQMAVAATGNREHAKAMARILASELSVLGFNLDFSPVADVNSNPDNPIIGIRSFGSDPNVVSRLTAAMVEEFVRLRMICTPKHFPGHGDTNVDSHLGLPRSNHDRKTLERMDFPPFAAAFKAQAPAVMTAHVEVPALEPAKDIPATLSNRVLEGVLRKDMRFDGLIVTDSLGMGALSKGVGTVRASVMAAKAGADVLLFGADIGHEPEDQVKAFDALVAAAKSGELPMARVDRAVARILEVKKRYGILDPAAIPDRSMEIPFQVGNPENLQAALAIAQDSVTLLHDRLKLLPFRSKDRILVVWPQRTPNDPVDMLGLPPGAALLRTDREPSSQDFRNAVEAAGIVDKVVVITYDAARNPAQQGLVRTLLAMKPQGVIHVALGAPYDLSLFPDAPASVATYGDVPVSVQALSAALSGRIPFTGRLPVRLP; from the coding sequence ATGCGCGCCCTCATCCTATCCCTCATGCTTCTGATGCTCAGCCCGGCACTTCCGGCCAAGGCCGCCGATCCTACCGTGGACAAGCTCCTTGCCTCCATGACCCTGGAGGAAAAGATCGGCCAGATGATGCTGGTGGCCTTCAAGGGCCCGGCCATGTCCCCGGAGCTTGGGGACATGATCGCCAAGCGCCGCATCGGCGGGGTGATCCTCTATTCCTCCTGGGGCAACGTGGAGAATCTGCGCCAAGTGGCCGCACTGAACGCTTCCATCCAGGCAGAAGCGGCCCGACTGCAGCGCGGGGTGGGCCTGTTTGTGGGCGTGGACCAGGAAGGCGGCCCGGTCAACCGCTTGCGCCAGGGAGTCACGGTGTTTCCCAGCCAGATGGCCGTGGCCGCCACCGGCAACCGTGAGCACGCCAAAGCCATGGCCCGCATCCTGGCATCGGAGCTTTCTGTGCTGGGGTTCAACCTCGATTTCTCCCCAGTGGCCGACGTCAATTCCAACCCTGACAACCCCATCATCGGCATCCGGTCCTTCGGCTCCGACCCCAACGTGGTCTCGCGCCTCACCGCGGCCATGGTGGAGGAATTCGTCCGACTGCGCATGATCTGCACGCCCAAGCATTTCCCGGGACACGGCGACACCAACGTCGACTCCCACCTGGGCCTCCCCCGGTCCAACCACGACCGCAAGACCTTGGAGCGCATGGACTTCCCCCCCTTCGCGGCCGCGTTCAAAGCTCAAGCCCCGGCAGTGATGACCGCCCATGTGGAGGTCCCCGCGCTGGAACCGGCCAAGGATATTCCTGCCACCCTCTCCAACCGGGTGCTGGAAGGCGTGCTGCGCAAGGATATGCGCTTCGACGGGCTCATCGTCACCGATTCTCTGGGCATGGGGGCGCTCTCCAAGGGCGTGGGCACGGTCAGGGCGTCGGTCATGGCCGCCAAGGCCGGGGCGGACGTGCTCCTCTTCGGGGCGGACATCGGCCACGAACCCGAAGACCAGGTCAAGGCGTTCGACGCCCTGGTGGCCGCCGCCAAATCCGGGGAGCTGCCCATGGCCCGTGTCGACAGGGCCGTGGCGCGCATCCTGGAGGTGAAGAAGCGCTACGGAATTCTCGATCCAGCCGCCATCCCCGACCGCTCCATGGAGATCCCCTTCCAAGTGGGCAACCCGGAAAACCTCCAGGCCGCCCTGGCCATCGCCCAGGACAGCGTCACCCTGCTCCATGACCGCCTGAAGCTCCTGCCGTTCAGGTCCAAGGACCGCATCCTGGTGGTCTGGCCCCAGCGCACGCCGAACGACCCCGTGGACATGCTCGGACTGCCGCCCGGCGCGGCCCTCCTGCGCACCGATCGCGAGCCTTCCTCGCAGGATTTCCGCAACGCGGTGGAAGCGGCCGGAATCGTGGACAAGGTGGTGGTCATCACCTACGACGCCGCGCGCAATCCCGCCCAGCAGGGCCTCGTTCGCACCTTGCTGGCCATGAAGCCCCAGGGGGTCATCCACGTGGCCCTGGGCGCGCCCTACGACCTGTCCCTCTTCCCGGACGCCCCCGCCTCCGTGGCCACGTACGGCGACGTGCCGGTCAGCGTGCAGGCGCTCTCGGCCGCCCTGTCCGGACGCATCCCCTTCACGGGACGCTTGCCGGTCCGCCTGCCATGA
- a CDS encoding malic enzyme-like NAD(P)-binding protein, whose product MALKEDALRYHSAARTGKLEVVPCKPFRNAYDLTMAYSPGVAAACREIHADAEKIWEYTNRGNLVAVVSNGTAVLGLGNIGPKAGKPVMEGKGFLFKIFADIDVYDLNINAPTVEQVVNFCKMLEPGVGGINLEDIKAPECFEIEQALIEALEIPVFHDDQHGTAIVSAAGLMNACEITGKKIEDLRVVVSGAGAAAIACSKLYEAMGVQRENIAMFDTRGHINKSRTGMHATKVYFGDAQKKEYASLGDAMKGADVFLGLSVKDAVNQDMVKAMAKNPVIFAMANPDPEISYPDAKAARPDAIMGTGRSDFPNQVNNVSGFPFIFRGALDAGSKKINEQMKMAAAKAIADLAKEPVPSEICDMYGVKELKLGLDYIMPKALDFRMLEWEAPAVAQAAIDTGVATKKLDMAQYKKDLRVRIDDAHKRMKMYLDTYDLSMI is encoded by the coding sequence ATGGCTCTCAAAGAAGATGCACTGCGCTACCACTCGGCGGCGCGGACCGGCAAGCTCGAAGTGGTTCCCTGCAAACCTTTCCGCAACGCGTACGACCTGACCATGGCCTACTCCCCCGGTGTGGCTGCGGCCTGTCGCGAAATCCACGCCGACGCCGAGAAGATCTGGGAGTACACCAACCGCGGCAACCTGGTGGCCGTGGTGTCCAACGGAACGGCGGTCCTCGGCCTGGGCAACATCGGCCCCAAGGCCGGCAAGCCCGTCATGGAAGGCAAGGGTTTCCTGTTCAAGATCTTTGCCGACATCGACGTGTACGACCTGAACATCAACGCGCCCACCGTGGAGCAGGTCGTCAACTTCTGCAAGATGCTCGAACCCGGCGTCGGCGGCATCAACCTTGAGGACATCAAGGCCCCCGAGTGCTTTGAGATCGAGCAGGCCCTCATCGAGGCCCTTGAGATCCCCGTGTTCCACGACGACCAGCACGGCACGGCCATCGTGTCCGCCGCCGGCCTCATGAACGCCTGCGAGATCACTGGCAAGAAGATCGAGGACCTGCGCGTGGTCGTGTCCGGCGCGGGCGCCGCGGCCATCGCCTGCAGCAAGCTCTACGAGGCCATGGGCGTTCAGCGCGAGAACATCGCCATGTTCGACACCCGCGGCCACATCAACAAGAGCCGCACCGGCATGCACGCCACCAAGGTGTACTTCGGCGACGCCCAGAAGAAGGAATACGCCAGCCTCGGCGACGCCATGAAGGGTGCCGACGTGTTCCTGGGCCTGTCCGTGAAGGACGCGGTCAACCAGGACATGGTGAAGGCGATGGCCAAGAATCCCGTGATCTTCGCCATGGCCAACCCCGACCCCGAAATCTCCTACCCCGACGCCAAGGCCGCCCGCCCCGACGCCATCATGGGCACCGGCCGTTCGGACTTCCCCAACCAGGTCAACAACGTCTCCGGCTTCCCCTTCATCTTCCGCGGCGCCCTTGACGCGGGCTCCAAGAAGATCAACGAGCAGATGAAGATGGCCGCCGCCAAGGCCATTGCCGACCTGGCCAAGGAGCCCGTTCCTTCCGAGATCTGCGACATGTACGGTGTGAAGGAACTCAAGCTCGGCCTCGACTACATCATGCCCAAGGCCCTGGACTTCCGCATGCTCGAATGGGAAGCCCCCGCCGTGGCCCAGGCCGCCATCGACACCGGCGTGGCCACCAAGAAGCTGGACATGGCCCAGTACAAGAAGGACCTGCGCGTGCGCATCGACGACGCCCACAAGCGCATGAAGATGTACCTGGACACCTACGATCTGAGCATGATCTAG
- a CDS encoding glycine zipper domain-containing protein, translating to MSKTLTAGVLACSLLLTGACTNMTKTQQGALSGGAIGAGAGAGIAAISGGYVGVGAAIGGALGAVAGGLYGHEQEKKSKPKTTKPQQ from the coding sequence ATGAGCAAGACACTCACTGCGGGCGTCCTCGCCTGTTCGCTGCTGCTCACGGGCGCGTGCACCAACATGACCAAGACGCAGCAGGGCGCGCTCAGCGGAGGAGCCATCGGAGCGGGCGCGGGCGCGGGGATAGCCGCCATATCGGGCGGATACGTGGGCGTGGGCGCGGCCATCGGCGGTGCCCTGGGAGCTGTGGCCGGAGGGCTTTACGGCCACGAGCAGGAAAAGAAGAGCAAACCCAAGACGACGAAACCTCAACAATAA
- a CDS encoding DUF1848 domain-containing protein, with the protein MIVSATRRADIPAYYSRWFMNRIRAGWCAVPNPFNSRQVLRVDLSPERVDALVFWTRDPTPLLGHLEELASMGHRFVFQFTLVEYPPCMHPGMKPLPARLEAFRRLADAVGPERVLWRYDPVVLTGETGTDFHLKGFEILARALEGSTRRVTVSLMEPYRKTRARMARIGAHLLAPEEHALAGMFTSIAELARSRGMEPVSCADEAGLAGLGFLPGACVDALLLNRLFSLALPESRDVSQRPACRCAKSTDIGMYDACPAGCAYCYATQDFVRARKALSRHDPDSPSLLGRFEPPPPQHPLFTP; encoded by the coding sequence ATGATCGTGAGCGCCACCCGGCGCGCCGACATCCCGGCCTACTATTCCCGCTGGTTCATGAACCGGATCAGGGCCGGATGGTGCGCCGTGCCCAACCCCTTCAATTCCCGCCAGGTCCTCCGGGTGGACCTCTCCCCGGAGCGTGTGGACGCCTTGGTCTTCTGGACCCGCGATCCCACCCCCCTGCTGGGCCACCTGGAGGAACTCGCGTCAATGGGCCACAGGTTCGTCTTCCAGTTCACCCTGGTGGAATATCCGCCCTGCATGCACCCGGGCATGAAGCCGCTGCCCGCGCGGCTGGAGGCTTTCAGGAGGCTCGCGGACGCCGTTGGTCCGGAGCGTGTTCTCTGGCGTTACGACCCGGTGGTGCTCACCGGCGAAACGGGCACGGATTTCCACCTGAAGGGATTCGAGATTCTGGCCCGCGCCCTGGAGGGCTCCACCCGCCGCGTCACCGTGAGCCTCATGGAACCCTACCGCAAGACACGCGCACGCATGGCCCGGATCGGTGCGCACCTGCTTGCCCCGGAAGAGCACGCCCTTGCGGGCATGTTCACGTCCATAGCCGAACTGGCTCGTTCCCGGGGCATGGAGCCGGTGAGTTGCGCAGACGAGGCCGGACTGGCCGGTCTCGGTTTCTTGCCGGGCGCGTGCGTGGACGCCCTCCTGCTCAACCGGCTTTTCTCCCTGGCCCTGCCCGAATCCCGGGACGTGAGCCAGCGTCCGGCCTGCCGTTGCGCCAAGAGCACGGACATCGGCATGTACGACGCCTGCCCGGCAGGATGCGCCTATTGCTACGCCACCCAGGACTTCGTCCGCGCCCGCAAGGCACTTTCCCGCCACGATCCCGATTCGCCGTCGCTTCTCGGGCGTTTCGAGCCGCCGCCCCCCCAACACCCGCTGTTCACGCCCTGA
- the galU gene encoding UTP--glucose-1-phosphate uridylyltransferase GalU, with protein MEISKVVIPVAGWGTRSLPATKNVPKEMLPIFKKPVVQYVVEEAQSAGLKDVVFITNRNKTIIEDHFDYNLALENILERSGKTELLQTVRQTAEMANIITVRQKKQLGLGHAVLCAKEVVKNEPFAVMVGDDLMFSMEPGIRQLIQVAQSEHMPVVGVMEVPADKVSSYGIIDADEFSSGLYRVRDLVEKPKPSEAPSKLAIVGRYVLFPDIFEHLEALKPNKDGEYQLTDALRGLAKKGRLLAVKIRGQRFDAGDWVDYLAANIYFALQDEELRYPLISKLRDFMPV; from the coding sequence ATGGAGATATCGAAGGTCGTGATTCCGGTCGCGGGGTGGGGCACCCGGTCGCTGCCGGCCACCAAGAACGTTCCCAAGGAGATGCTCCCCATCTTCAAGAAGCCGGTGGTGCAGTACGTGGTCGAGGAAGCCCAGAGCGCCGGCCTCAAAGACGTGGTCTTCATCACCAACCGCAACAAGACCATCATCGAGGATCATTTCGACTACAACCTGGCCCTGGAGAACATCCTGGAGCGTTCCGGCAAGACCGAACTGCTCCAGACCGTGCGCCAGACCGCCGAGATGGCCAACATCATCACCGTGCGCCAGAAGAAGCAGCTGGGTCTGGGCCACGCAGTGCTCTGCGCCAAGGAAGTGGTCAAGAACGAGCCCTTCGCGGTCATGGTGGGCGACGACCTCATGTTCAGCATGGAACCGGGCATCCGCCAGCTGATCCAGGTGGCCCAGTCCGAGCACATGCCCGTTGTGGGCGTCATGGAAGTGCCCGCCGACAAGGTTTCCAGCTACGGCATCATTGATGCCGACGAATTCTCCTCCGGGCTCTACCGCGTGCGCGACCTGGTGGAAAAGCCCAAGCCCAGCGAGGCGCCCTCCAAGCTGGCCATCGTTGGCCGCTATGTGCTCTTCCCGGACATATTCGAGCACCTGGAAGCGCTCAAGCCTAACAAGGACGGCGAGTACCAGCTCACCGACGCCCTGCGCGGCCTGGCCAAGAAGGGCCGCCTGCTGGCCGTGAAGATTCGCGGACAGCGTTTCGACGCCGGTGACTGGGTGGACTACCTGGCCGCCAACATCTACTTCGCCCTGCAGGACGAGGAGCTGCGCTACCCGCTCATCTCCAAGTTGCGGGATTTCATGCCCGTCTAG